Genomic segment of Trichoderma breve strain T069 chromosome 7 map unlocalized scaffold00007, whole genome shotgun sequence:
GGTTTGTCGTTCAGTGGAGATGTGGGTTGTCCGAATGTCAAGATCTAGATTTCAGTAACTTGTTGCCTACTTGAAGGGATGTAATGCAACAACGTCGATTTACTCATTACAATTGGCTGCCTTCGTCGGAATCTAGAAGGGGGAAAGACGCAGCTACGTGTATCATCCTGGTATAAACTGGAACAGAAAGTCAGCGTTGAGAGTGGGCCAACATACTATCTAATCATAGCCGTTGCtaaaagaagatgacatgtgccaaagaaaagagagagaaaagtgGCTTAGAGAAACAGCCAAAAACGCATGGTGTCAACAGGGGCCCAGAAACATAAGAAACGAGGGAAGATGCTTAGTAACGAAGACAGCTCGGAAACGAGTGACCCAGAAACACGAGGAATGAGGGGCCTAGAAACATAAGAAACGAGGGAAGATGCTCTGAAATAAAGCTGAAAACTGGAAATAAAAGACCCAGAAGCGAAGGAGATGTATGGATCTTAGAAATGAGGGAGGATTTTGGAATATGTGGATTACTTTCGAGGGATTTGAAATTCTTCGTCAAGGTACAGATACGTTTTGCATTAACGGTGGCTCGAGGCATATCATGATCTCGATTCTCTATAGTTGGAACCGTGACTGCTGTTCAGTGATACCCATTGTTACAACACTGCTTggaggaggtcaaggacTTGCTCAGCAGTGGTGAGCGGCCGAGGATTGCCTCGACACCACTTATCTTTCAAACAGTTTGCAACCAATTTGTGCAgattttcttcttgaaaGCCGACGTCATGCAAACTCCTTGGCATCTCTAAATCTCTCAATAATGCGTCCAGAATCCCTCCTAAGGTATCGGCGGTGCTCAGTCCACGAGAATGAAGGATAGCTCTTATCTGGAGATTACTAAAGAGCGTTTCCTTCACAACCTCCTGCTCATCTCGATTAACGGGGAGATTGTAGAGGCAAACAGCAGGGAGCAAGACGCAGCTTGTGTTTCCGTGGCCGACACCAAATGGCCCGAGTTGGTGTCCAATCCCGTGGCTGGCCCCAAGAGTTACACCCTTGATTGCTCTCATTGCGTATACTCCCCCAATTTGACACAAGAGCCGTGCCTCCAAGTCATTTTCATCGGATTTTGATCGGTAAAGGCCGCGCACGAGCAAAGTGAGACCTTTTGCTGCATCCTTTAAATTCTTGGGTGGTGAACTTGGGTTGCACATAGTTTCCACGCAGTGGTCGACAGCACGAATGCCACTGCTTAGCCAGGAGGACAGTGGAACCTTGACGGATAGCTTTGGGTCGAGAAATACGAGCGAAGGAGCCCTGCATAGGAAGCTTGCCTTATGGCAAGAGACGTCATCTGTTCCTCCAGCGGACGGACTATATTCGGCGCCAGACAGAGTGGTGGGAATAGCCACAATCGGAATCGCTGGCGATTCACATTTTACCGTTGTCGTTTCCTGATAGTCTCGGGTAAGAGTCCGCAGAGAATCAATATCCATTGCTTCATTAGCAACTGCCTGCGACTCTGGTCAGCGCTATGAAGGCTCGGTTTTTATCGCTGTCACCTACAAAAGCGACAATTTTTGCGCCGTCGGTCAAgctaccaccaccaagcGTTATGATCATATCCGCCTGAAGTGTCTTTACCTCTCTTGCTATCTCGACAATTTCTGACCACTTGGTATGAGATTTCATTCCGGTGCGGACTCCAATGCATCTCTCGCCTAGGGTGTTTGTAAGTTGTTCGAGATACTTGGTATGCCTGGACAATGAGCCTGAGCAAATGACATATATGCGCGATGCTCGTTGCAAGCTAACTATGTGTTTGTCAACTGCAGCTAGGAATGAGGTGTTGTAAATAACTGTTGGTTCGCGGTTCTTGCCAAAAGGTTCTGGCCGAAGATTGTAGTTTTGGGCAAAATCTagctcatcaacctcatcaatAACAACGTGCAAAGTCCTTTCAGGTCGCTGCTAATATTAGCAGTTATGAGTCTCTGTGTCACTAACAAACTTACCTGAGCTGTAGTACTTTGATCCATTGAGTTTGATCACTTCACCAATAACGGTGGGAACTATTGATTGGTGCTTGCTTGAGCAGGGATCCTGTAGAATCTCGAGTTCCGGCTAATGCTTAAGACGTCTTTTAGTTAAGAGATGACACCCATTGAATTACCTGCCTTGGAGGTATTGAACATTTAACAGGCCCAGCTCATAGCTTTCACAGCTGGAGCTTCGCGCCTCAGCAGCTGCGTTACTCCAACAACATGCACTTGAGTATGGAGTTTCCGTAAGTGGCTGAGGTCTGCATGACCGGTTCCGTGACCCAATTCCGTGAGACCATTCCGTGTGCGTATTCCGTGAGTGCATTCCGTGAGTCCCCTCCAACATTGCTATCCAGAGTGCTTTCTGGGTGTGCTTTCCAAGAGTTCATTCATCAAGCGTTCTAAGACCCGGCAGACTTTGGAGTCCGAAATGGCACTTATTGTTAAAGGAGACGAGCCCGCCTTTGGTTCTGGTTCACCCGCCAAGTTCGTCAGCCCAGTCAAGCCAGCTGTGAATATACATTCGAGTTACCGACTACGCCCGGGTGCGATTATCTATTTTTTAAGAAAACATCAATAGAAGGCAGAAAAATGCCCGTCACAAAATTCCAAGTTGCCGAGAAGTATGACTACTTGCACGGATTTGGCTCGTATCATGAGTGAGTGCGTGCCCAACCGAAATATGGTTTAAGATAGTGTAACTGACAAACATAGATCTGAAGCTGTAAAGGGTGCTCTTCCTGTAGGCGCAACGTCACCGCAAAAGCCTGCGTACGGCCTTTATGCAGAAAAGTTTTCCGGCACCGCATTCACAGCGCCGCGCGGAGAGAATCTACAGTCCTGGCTGTATCGCATTCTCCCCAGCGCCGCCCACAAGCCGTTCGAGCCGATAAAACGACTTAGTAACACCTCATTCAGTCAGCCGTTGCATCATATTCCCAACCAGCTTCGCTGGGACCCATTCAACACCAACGTCAATGCTGATTGGACTGATTCCCTGCACTTGATTTGCTCTGCCGGCAACCCTTGCATGAAACAGGGTCTGGGTATCTTGATATATGCAGCGGGAAAGTCAATGGAAACAAACGAAGCCTTCTCATCCGCAGATGGAGATTTTCTTATAGTTCCTCAACAAGGAGTTCTTGACATCCAGACAGAGCTCGGGCGTCTTCTTGTGCGTCCAAGGGAGATTTGTGTAATACCAAGGGGGACTCGCTATAGGGTGTCGCTCCCCGATGGCTCGGTTCGGGGGTATATCCTCGAGCTTTACCAAGGACATTTCCAACTTCCTGAGCTAGGGCCAATTGGTTCTCAAGGCCTTGCTAATTCTCGAGACTTCCAAATTCCGGTTGCCGATTATACTGCCGACGCAGAAACCGAATGGCACCACATTACCAAATTCAATGGCGAATTCTTTACGGCAAAACACAACCATACGCCATTTGACGTAGTCGCATGGCATGGTACCTACTATCCCTATAAATATGATCTTGGCCGTTACAACACCATTGGCACGGTTTCATATGACCATCCCGACCCAAGTATCTTCACAGTACTCACAGCTCCATCTGATCACCAGGGAACGGCAATTGCCGACTTTGTAATCTTCCCGCCTCGATGGTTAGTGGCTGAAGATACATTTCGACCTCCTGAGTTTCACCGGAACACCATGTCGGAGTTCATGGGACTTATTGACGGAATCTACGATGGTAAGGAGCGAGGTTTTAGTCCCGCAGGCGCGAGCCTGCATAACATTATGAGCGGCCATGGACCGGACGCAGAGGTCCATGAAAAAGCATCTAATGAGGACTTGAAACCTGTCAAGGTTGGAGACGGCAGTATGGCATTCATGTTTGAGAGCTGCTTCATGATGGGTGTAACAGACTGGGGTCTTCATGAGTGCAAAAAGGTTCAACCAGATTATTCAGACAATGCATGGGGCGCTCTAAAGTCATCATTTGATCTTGCGGTAGATCGAAAGACCGAAGAAAGATTAGTTTACTGAGGTAGAGAAAATTTTGATGCCAAACTCAGCTAATCGGCAAGTAAATCCTGCATCCTGTTGAAGTTCCGTGAAGGGCAGTATTCGCCTTCACATTAACACGAATGGCCTCTTTATCACGCGCGCGGTTTGAGGCCGACTTCATCCAAGGCTAAGATGACTGAACCACCGATAATACTGCTAATCGTTAAATAAACTATTAAGTagtttctttttgtttatcTTGAGCACACTACAGTTGCGACTTGCTTCGTGTGATTAAAGACCAGTAGGATATCTCCACATGTTGGTCAAGTAATCCTGGAAGTGTCGGGCAAGTTTCGAGACTCGTAATAGACACTAAAAGACGTCGAAACAGTCATCTCTGAACTATTGGGCTTGAAATTTCAACTGAACTATCTGATCTACAATTTAAACAACAAAAAGGTTTACCTGCACACTCAGAATCTGTAATTGCCGAGGGCGTCATTTTTTAAACAGAGGCAGTGCCGCCAGGATTGTCCCGGAGACCTCGCCAAATCCAACCAAAGCACCTTTTCATCCTGCCCACCCACGTAAGGTTATCGTATCACCGTCCAAGAGAACAGTGCGCTCTTCCCCCCCATCAAGCTGAATAGGGACTTTGCCATTTTGCGTTTGCTCCATCATACTGCCTTCTGGACCTGGCTCCGCACCGGAGATTGTACCAGAACCAAGCAGGTCTCCCGGTCGCAAGTTACAGCCGGTGATGGTGTGGTGTGCAATAATTTGGGGCCAAGACCACAAAAGGTTCTTTGAGTTGGTTCGCGTTATCGTCGTTGAGTGTCCTTTCGCAGCTAAAAGAGGATCGTGAACCTGGAATTTTCATCGACACCCCAATCAAATACACTTACTGGTAATTTCAACTTCAAGTTCAATCTGTGGGATGCTGTTTAGACTATTCTCAGAAAGATAAGGCAGAAGTTGACTGCTATTTTGAATACCAGAGCCCTTAGTAGTCTCGATTGCATCGGCCAGAACTACCCATGCGCTGATACTCGTTCCAAAGTTCTTGGCACCGAATGGTCCGAGAGGGACGTATTCCCAAGACTGGAGATCTCTCGCGCTCCAGTCATTTATAAGAACATAGCCAAACACATATTTTTCAGCTTCAGATATAGAAATTGGCTCGCCCATCGTGTTTTCCTGGCAGATAAACAAGCCTAGTTCAAGTTCAAAGTCCAGCTTCTCGCTTGGTCCCAGGATAGGGACTTTTGTCTCTGCCTTGAGATTGGGCACAATCTGACCCCATGGGCGACGGATCGCTGTTCCAGATATTACTACACTGCTTGCTCGACCGTGATAAGCAATCGGCATATGGGTATAATTGGGCTGTAGCGCGTTGGCCGGCCCGCGGAGAATCTTTCCTACATTGGAGGCATGGTGTATTCCAGCATAGAAATCTGTGTAGTCCCCGATATCCAGAGGTCTGTGCATTTGCACATCGAACAAGGAAATAATTGCATCCTTCCTAAGCACAAAGTTATCTCTTAGGATTTCGGGGTTCTTGGTGTCGATACTAAGAATGGACTGCAGATATTCTCGAACGGTTCGTTGGAACTTGCGGCCCAGAATGGCAAAAGGATTCAATGTCTTGGCGGAGAACACGGCGACATGTTGCTGAATATCAACAGATGCACAGAAGCCACCGCCATTAGCAAACGATTGAGGATCCAGGACATAGTCACCGATAGCAATACCTGGGCGACAAGTACTGTTGTTTGGAGTTGAGAAAATGCCAAATGGTATGTTGGCCAAAGAGAACAGGCTTGTAGGCTGAAGTGGTAGCCACGACATTGCTGTATGGCTTTCTGCCAATCAAATTGGGCTGATGGAGAGCAGCAGGAAGGACTGTGCCGTCAAGCAATTGAAGTTTTCATGCCAAATTGTGTAACTATAActacaggtacatgtacaacAGTGTAAA
This window contains:
- a CDS encoding fumarylacetoacetate (FAA) hydrolase family domain-containing protein, which gives rise to MSWLPLQPTSLFSLANIPFGIFSTPNNSTCRPGIAIGDYVLDPQSFANGGGFCASVDIQQHVAVFSAKTLNPFAILGRKFQRTVREYLQSILSIDTKNPEILRDNFVLRKDAIISLFDVQMHRPLDIGDYTDFYAGIHHASNVGKILRGPANALQPNYTHMPIAYHGRASSVVISGTAIRRPWGQIVPNLKAETKVPILGPSEKLDFELELGLFICQENTMGEPISISEAEKYVFGYVLINDWSARDLQSWEYVPLGPFGAKNFGTSISAWVVLADAIETTKGSGIQNSSQLLPYLSENSLNSIPQIELEVEITTAKGHSTTITRTNSKNLLWSWPQIIAHHTITGCNLRPGDLLGSGTISGAEPGPEGSMMEQTQNGKVPIQLDGGEERTVLLDGDTITLRGWAG
- a CDS encoding homogentisate 1,2-dioxygenase domain-containing protein, whose amino-acid sequence is MTGSVTQFRETIPCAYSVSAFLAEKYDYLHGFGSYHESEAVKGALPVGATSPQKPAYGLYAEKFSGTAFTAPRGENLQSWLYRILPSAAHKPFEPIKRLSNTSFSQPLHHIPNQLRWDPFNTNVNADWTDSLHLICSAGNPCMKQGLGILIYAAGKSMETNEAFSSADGDFLIVPQQGVLDIQTELGRLLVRPREICVIPRGTRYRVSLPDGSVRGYILELYQGHFQLPELGPIGSQGLANSRDFQIPVADYTADAETEWHHITKFNGEFFTAKHNHTPFDVVAWHGTYYPYKYDLGRYNTIGTVSYDHPDPSIFTVLTAPSDHQGTAIADFVIFPPRWLVAEDTFRPPEFHRNTMSEFMGLIDGIYDGKERGFSPAGASLHNIMSGHGPDAEVHEKASNEDLKPVKVGDGSMAFMFESCFMMGVTDWGLHECKKVQPDYSDNAWGALKSSFDLAVDRKTEERLVY
- a CDS encoding iron-containing alcohol dehydrogenase domain-containing protein, whose protein sequence is MDQSTTAQQRPERTLHVVIDEVDELDFAQNYNLRPEPFGKNREPTVIYNTSFLAAVDKHIVSLQRASRIYVICSGSLSRHTKYLEQLTNTLGERCIGVRTGMKSHTKWSEIVEIAREVKTLQADMIITLGGGSLTDGAKIVAFAVANEAMDIDSLRTLTRDYQETTTVKCESPAIPIVAIPTTLSGAEYSPSAGGTDDVSCHKASFLCRAPSLVFLDPKLSVKVPLSSWLSSGIRAVDHCVETMCNPSSPPKNLKDAAKGLTLLVRGLYRSKSDENDLEARLLCQIGGVYAMRAIKGVTLGASHGIGHQLGPFGVGHGNTSCVLLPAVCLYNLPVNRDEQEVVKETLFSNLQIRAILHSRGLSTADTLGGILDALLRDLEMPRSLHDVGFQEENLHKLVANCLKDKWCRGNPRPLTTAEQVLDLLQAVL